The Rissa tridactyla isolate bRisTri1 chromosome 6, bRisTri1.patW.cur.20221130, whole genome shotgun sequence genome includes a region encoding these proteins:
- the FBXO36 gene encoding F-box only protein 36 isoform X1, producing MASLLGEEVFETRRQAPAPSKDFCQLLVTRREVVFRWWKISLRNKFRESRPGEIKESWEDFLDDSSLHIQIAIVFGAKVLEHVLNLCRGNYDFLERLPVPLLLYIISFLELEDIARLSQVSRRFEMICNSNALWENIVENLCDTITPEMKELAQEIGWKQFFFTNRLQLQLQLRRRRQKQDARNKKDYE from the exons ATGGCGTCGCTGCTAGGAGAGGAGGTGTTCGAGACGCGCCGGCAGGCCCCGGCCCCCAGCAAGGACTTCTGCCAGCTGCTCGTCACCCGGCGGGAG GTAGTTTTCAGGTGGTGGAAAATCTCACTTAGGAATAAATTTCGTGAATCAAGACCTGGAGAAATTAAGGAATCCTGGGAGGATTTTTTGGATGATTCATCTCTTCATA TTCAGATTGCTATAGTGTTTGGTGCCAAAGTTCTGGAACATGTCCTCAATCTGTGCCGAGGTAACTATGACTTCCTGGAACGACTTCCTGTCCCGTTGCTCCTGTACATCATTTCCTTTCTGGAGCTTGAAGATATTGCCAGGCTTTCTCAAGTTTCACGCAGAtttgaaatg ATATGTAACAGTAATGCACTATGGGAAAATATTGTGGAGAACTTGTGTGACACAATTACACCTGAAATGAAAGAACTTGCACAGGAAATTGGCTGGAAACAATTCTTCTTCACAAACAGACTTCAGCTACAGCTGCAGCTCCGAAGGAGGAGGCAGAAACAAGATGCTCGGAACAAAAAAGATTATgaataa
- the FBXO36 gene encoding F-box only protein 36 isoform X2 encodes MASLLGEEVFETRRQAPAPSKDFCQLLVTRREVVFRWWKISLRNKFRESRPGEIKESWEDFLDDSSLHIQIAIVFGAKVLEHVLNLCRGNYDFLERLPVPLLLYIISFLELEDIARLSQVSRRFEMAVWPKLCGRLLTIQEDMAVLLFLWCGYEDIIDALTRVSSSEHKK; translated from the exons ATGGCGTCGCTGCTAGGAGAGGAGGTGTTCGAGACGCGCCGGCAGGCCCCGGCCCCCAGCAAGGACTTCTGCCAGCTGCTCGTCACCCGGCGGGAG GTAGTTTTCAGGTGGTGGAAAATCTCACTTAGGAATAAATTTCGTGAATCAAGACCTGGAGAAATTAAGGAATCCTGGGAGGATTTTTTGGATGATTCATCTCTTCATA TTCAGATTGCTATAGTGTTTGGTGCCAAAGTTCTGGAACATGTCCTCAATCTGTGCCGAGGTAACTATGACTTCCTGGAACGACTTCCTGTCCCGTTGCTCCTGTACATCATTTCCTTTCTGGAGCTTGAAGATATTGCCAGGCTTTCTCAAGTTTCACGCAGAtttgaaatg GCTGTGTGGCCCAAGCTCTGTGGAAGACTGCTGACCATTCAAGAGGACATGGCTGTACTGCTGTTCCTATGGTGTGGCTACGAAGACATTATAGATGCTTTAACAAGAGTGAGTTCAAGTGAGCACAAGAAATAG
- the FBXO36 gene encoding F-box only protein 36 isoform X3, with protein sequence MVVFRWWKISLRNKFRESRPGEIKESWEDFLDDSSLHIQIAIVFGAKVLEHVLNLCRGNYDFLERLPVPLLLYIISFLELEDIARLSQVSRRFEMICNSNALWENIVENLCDTITPEMKELAQEIGWKQFFFTNRLQLQLQLRRRRQKQDARNKKDYE encoded by the exons ATG GTAGTTTTCAGGTGGTGGAAAATCTCACTTAGGAATAAATTTCGTGAATCAAGACCTGGAGAAATTAAGGAATCCTGGGAGGATTTTTTGGATGATTCATCTCTTCATA TTCAGATTGCTATAGTGTTTGGTGCCAAAGTTCTGGAACATGTCCTCAATCTGTGCCGAGGTAACTATGACTTCCTGGAACGACTTCCTGTCCCGTTGCTCCTGTACATCATTTCCTTTCTGGAGCTTGAAGATATTGCCAGGCTTTCTCAAGTTTCACGCAGAtttgaaatg ATATGTAACAGTAATGCACTATGGGAAAATATTGTGGAGAACTTGTGTGACACAATTACACCTGAAATGAAAGAACTTGCACAGGAAATTGGCTGGAAACAATTCTTCTTCACAAACAGACTTCAGCTACAGCTGCAGCTCCGAAGGAGGAGGCAGAAACAAGATGCTCGGAACAAAAAAGATTATgaataa